A single genomic interval of Gemmatimonas aurantiaca harbors:
- a CDS encoding ATP-binding protein, whose protein sequence is MSTPHIPALPDDLLYSDYRRTEELGSIRQVARALAAETSSQQVLQTLCHLSMFRGRASGAMVTQISGESGVYVACSGIATPLLGMTFPLAGTFIWRAAAEKRAVLLPTPLEATPPFAALLPTLGFGPILLLPLVANEQLFGVLAITRDPGHPTFDETDEERLAVMADLAALALWKARLLEEAQSADAAKTSLLATLSHELRTPLTALEGYGELLEDEILGPLSSEQREVITRLRTVGRHLGSLIEDILTYASLEADRLTARPTAVRLDELLDTLHPFLEPLAREKGIAFLIEPEPGLPGMHTDEAKVRQILLNLCQNAIKFTEVGSVVLRVSRGSPLPEGGSSLRFAVKDTGIGIAAADIQRLFRPFSQLEDVPTRRRGGTGLGLYIARRLATLLGGRIEVVSRPGEGSVFTLVMPVQV, encoded by the coding sequence ATGTCCACTCCCCACATTCCGGCTCTCCCGGACGACCTGCTCTATTCCGACTATCGCAGAACGGAAGAGCTCGGCAGCATCCGTCAGGTGGCCCGGGCATTGGCGGCGGAGACCAGTTCCCAGCAGGTGCTGCAGACGCTCTGTCATCTGTCGATGTTCAGAGGACGGGCAAGTGGTGCCATGGTGACGCAGATAAGTGGCGAAAGTGGCGTATATGTCGCCTGCTCCGGGATCGCGACGCCGTTGCTGGGCATGACCTTTCCGCTGGCCGGCACGTTCATCTGGCGCGCCGCGGCCGAAAAACGCGCCGTGCTCCTGCCCACGCCACTGGAGGCGACACCGCCGTTTGCGGCGCTGCTGCCCACCCTGGGGTTCGGCCCCATTCTCCTCCTGCCGCTGGTGGCCAACGAACAGCTCTTCGGGGTCCTGGCCATCACGCGGGATCCGGGGCATCCCACGTTCGACGAAACTGACGAGGAGCGTCTGGCGGTCATGGCCGACCTGGCCGCACTCGCCCTCTGGAAGGCGCGGTTGCTCGAAGAGGCCCAGTCGGCCGATGCGGCGAAGACCAGCCTGCTGGCCACGCTGTCGCATGAGTTGCGCACGCCGCTCACCGCGCTGGAGGGGTACGGGGAGTTGCTCGAGGACGAGATTCTGGGGCCGCTCTCGTCCGAACAGCGTGAGGTCATCACGCGGCTGCGTACCGTCGGGCGACATCTCGGCTCGCTCATCGAGGACATTCTCACCTACGCTTCCCTCGAGGCCGATCGTCTTACGGCCCGGCCGACGGCGGTGCGTCTCGACGAACTGCTCGATACGTTGCATCCGTTTCTCGAGCCGCTGGCCCGCGAAAAAGGCATCGCGTTCCTGATCGAGCCGGAGCCGGGGTTGCCGGGTATGCATACCGACGAGGCCAAGGTCCGGCAGATCCTGCTCAATCTCTGTCAGAACGCGATCAAATTCACCGAGGTGGGCAGCGTGGTGCTGCGGGTGTCGCGTGGGTCGCCACTTCCGGAGGGTGGGAGCAGCCTGCGGTTCGCGGTGAAGGACACCGGCATCGGGATCGCGGCCGCCGACATCCAGCGGCTGTTCCGTCCGTTCTCCCAGCTCGAGGACGTGCCCACGCGCCGGCGCGGCGGGACCGGGCTCGGCCTCTACATCGCCCGCCGTCTGGCCACTCTGCTCGGCGGGCGCATCGAGGTCGTGTCGCGTCCCGGCGAAGGGTCGGTCTTCACGCTGGTGATGCCCGTTCAGGTGTAG
- a CDS encoding carboxypeptidase-like regulatory domain-containing protein, with protein sequence MNLRQVLLTVILGLWTLAGAPLPMAAQQTADLIRGRVTSEDGQPIAGVQVTAVSYFGGITKTARTNRDGRYSITYPNGEGDYWLAFAAIGYQGQRIEVKRLADEEVLVADIKLSNTQVLQTVTTTASGPRQQAPRSADNAFSSDPSGGDRTISNNNVSPDVAGNLAAMAATMPGVQLIPGVDGNPDRFSMFGLDPSQNNATLNGQQGSLSSIPRDAGVSPQLRAGYDVAYGGFSGAQIGVNTQSGTNYISRSLSSVLNARQAQWNDPVGMATAYSSVSFGGRASGPIVMDKDFYNVSFQFDRRSQQLPTLLASTSTVFQSAGIAADSATRLREILGSFGVPLHGDGLGRTAARTSASWLGTFDWAPKSPTSGHAFNIAFNGSYTDTDPQSLLASQTPSSLSASRFVNGGAQLRHTNYFTNGVLTESQLSLTGSQSRNDPYLDGVGGTVLVTSALADGTTATRSLTFGGGANAGSTTSRSLSGRNMLSWVSTNNRHRLKLITELRLDDAESERAFNLRGRYTYQSLEDLQLGVPSSYSRTLNAVTQSGRALIGALALGDAWRPSQDLQVQYGIRMDGNRLLDRPLENPAIVQAFGMHNDHVPNGLYVSPRVGFSWLYGQAAQIPFGEGFAYAPRATIRGGVGLFQNIRGPDLVNGAIANTGLPNSQQQIMCTGAATPSASWQTSMATTGPGSCADGSAGSLFANPAPAVTLFTPGYSQERSVRANLSWTGTVLGNRYNLTTNVQGALNFAQPDFMDLNFRPTAQFSLTGEGGRPVYVAPTSIDATSGLIATRDARITPAFASVQAQHSDLLSRSGQLTVTLSPFAIMTPVFRWSLTYNYLFLTQQYRGFSNTAGDPLSIAWNTGSQPRHDIGYMLSYNLRNAVTFTLNGRLQSGQRFTPMVAGDVNGDGRANDRAFIFAPGASTDAQYGAAFGTAMQQLLDHGSPSVQRCLQRQIGRLADRNSCLGPWTSASTSLRIALNPSRIRLPQRTTLSFTLSNPLAAADLLLNGERALKGWGQVPFVDQSLLYVRGFDPNTGRFRYDVNQRFGATRVQQVTSRTPAVLTMQMSIDLAPTRDWQGLNQQLARGRTRAGTKMTEAAVRQLNSSMFPNVMARLLQVGERIHLSRRQADSLATLSRRYTRLVDSVWTPAAKALAALPAHYDQREARARLTAARSVAITYLIEVVPDVRKLLTKGQLRVMDNNLLQMLEPRYLELLRSGQNSGDFFFFF encoded by the coding sequence ATGAATCTCCGTCAGGTCCTGCTGACCGTGATCCTGGGCTTGTGGACACTGGCCGGCGCGCCCTTGCCGATGGCGGCCCAGCAGACGGCCGACCTCATCCGGGGCCGGGTCACGTCGGAAGATGGCCAACCCATTGCCGGGGTGCAGGTCACGGCCGTCTCCTACTTCGGTGGCATCACCAAGACCGCCCGCACCAACCGCGATGGCCGTTATTCCATCACCTATCCCAACGGGGAAGGCGACTACTGGCTGGCGTTTGCCGCGATCGGTTATCAGGGCCAGCGCATCGAGGTGAAACGCCTCGCGGACGAAGAAGTGCTGGTGGCCGATATCAAGCTCTCCAACACGCAGGTCCTGCAGACCGTCACCACCACCGCCAGCGGTCCTCGCCAGCAGGCGCCCCGCAGCGCGGACAACGCCTTCTCCTCGGATCCGTCGGGAGGCGATCGTACCATCAGCAACAACAATGTGTCACCCGATGTGGCGGGCAATCTGGCCGCGATGGCCGCCACGATGCCGGGTGTGCAGCTCATTCCGGGCGTCGATGGCAATCCTGACCGATTCTCCATGTTCGGGCTCGATCCCTCGCAGAACAACGCCACGCTGAACGGACAACAGGGCAGTCTTTCGAGCATCCCCCGCGATGCCGGCGTCTCACCGCAGCTTCGCGCCGGATACGACGTGGCCTACGGCGGGTTCAGTGGCGCGCAGATCGGCGTGAACACCCAGTCGGGCACCAACTACATCTCCCGTTCGCTGAGCAGTGTGCTGAACGCCCGGCAGGCGCAGTGGAACGACCCGGTCGGCATGGCCACCGCCTACTCCTCGGTGTCGTTCGGCGGACGGGCCTCGGGCCCCATCGTGATGGACAAAGACTTCTACAACGTCTCGTTCCAGTTCGATCGCCGCTCGCAACAGTTGCCCACACTGCTCGCCAGCACCTCCACCGTCTTTCAGAGTGCAGGGATCGCCGCCGATTCGGCCACCCGTCTGCGCGAAATTCTGGGGAGCTTCGGAGTGCCGCTGCATGGTGATGGCCTGGGTCGCACCGCCGCGCGCACGTCGGCCTCCTGGCTCGGCACCTTCGATTGGGCGCCCAAGTCGCCCACCAGCGGCCATGCGTTCAACATCGCCTTCAACGGCAGCTACACCGACACCGATCCGCAGTCGCTGCTGGCCTCTCAAACCCCCAGTTCACTCTCCGCCTCCCGCTTCGTGAATGGCGGCGCGCAGCTCCGGCACACCAACTACTTCACCAACGGGGTGCTCACGGAATCGCAACTGAGTCTCACGGGCTCCCAGAGCCGGAACGATCCCTACCTCGATGGCGTCGGCGGGACGGTGCTCGTCACGTCGGCGTTGGCCGATGGCACCACCGCGACCCGATCGCTCACCTTCGGCGGTGGCGCCAATGCCGGGTCCACCACGTCCCGCTCGCTGAGCGGGCGCAACATGCTCTCGTGGGTGAGCACCAACAACCGGCACCGGCTCAAGCTCATCACCGAACTGCGACTCGACGACGCGGAGTCCGAACGTGCGTTCAACCTGCGCGGACGCTACACCTACCAGTCGCTCGAGGACCTGCAACTCGGCGTGCCGTCGTCCTATTCACGCACGCTCAACGCGGTCACCCAATCGGGGCGCGCGCTGATCGGCGCCCTTGCACTCGGTGATGCGTGGCGGCCATCGCAGGACCTGCAGGTGCAGTACGGCATCCGCATGGACGGCAATCGCCTGCTCGATCGTCCCCTCGAAAACCCGGCCATTGTGCAGGCGTTCGGCATGCACAACGATCACGTGCCGAACGGTCTGTACGTCAGTCCGCGCGTGGGCTTCTCCTGGTTGTACGGCCAGGCGGCACAGATCCCCTTCGGTGAGGGGTTCGCGTATGCACCACGCGCCACGATCCGCGGCGGCGTGGGTCTCTTCCAGAACATCCGCGGCCCCGATCTCGTCAACGGCGCGATCGCGAATACGGGCCTGCCAAACTCTCAGCAGCAGATCATGTGCACCGGCGCGGCCACGCCGAGTGCGAGCTGGCAGACCTCCATGGCGACGACGGGGCCGGGCAGTTGCGCCGATGGCAGCGCCGGTTCCCTGTTCGCCAACCCGGCGCCGGCGGTCACGCTCTTCACACCGGGCTACAGCCAGGAACGCAGCGTGCGCGCCAATCTGAGCTGGACCGGCACGGTGCTCGGCAATCGTTACAATCTGACCACCAATGTGCAGGGGGCGCTCAACTTCGCGCAGCCCGATTTCATGGATCTCAACTTCCGTCCCACGGCACAGTTTTCACTGACGGGAGAAGGCGGACGCCCCGTGTACGTCGCGCCCACCAGCATCGATGCGACGAGCGGTCTCATCGCCACCCGCGATGCGCGCATCACACCGGCATTCGCGAGCGTGCAGGCGCAACACTCCGATCTGCTCTCGCGCAGCGGTCAGCTCACGGTCACGCTGTCGCCGTTCGCGATCATGACTCCCGTGTTCCGCTGGTCGCTCACCTACAACTATCTCTTCCTCACGCAGCAGTACCGCGGCTTCAGCAACACCGCGGGTGATCCGCTGAGCATTGCCTGGAACACCGGCAGCCAGCCGCGTCACGATATCGGATACATGCTGAGCTACAACCTGCGCAATGCGGTCACGTTCACGTTGAACGGGCGCCTGCAGTCGGGCCAGCGTTTCACGCCGATGGTGGCCGGTGATGTGAATGGGGACGGACGCGCCAATGACCGGGCGTTCATCTTCGCACCCGGCGCATCGACCGACGCGCAATACGGCGCCGCGTTCGGCACGGCCATGCAGCAACTGCTCGATCATGGTTCGCCCTCGGTGCAGCGATGCCTGCAGCGGCAGATCGGGCGTCTCGCCGACCGGAACAGTTGCTTGGGACCGTGGACGAGCGCCAGCACCTCGCTACGCATCGCGCTCAATCCGTCACGCATCCGCCTCCCGCAACGCACCACCCTCAGCTTCACGCTGAGCAATCCCCTCGCGGCGGCGGATCTGCTGCTGAATGGCGAGCGGGCACTCAAGGGTTGGGGACAGGTGCCGTTCGTCGATCAGTCGCTGTTGTACGTGCGCGGCTTCGATCCGAACACGGGACGGTTCCGCTACGACGTGAACCAGCGGTTCGGCGCGACACGCGTACAGCAGGTCACCTCACGCACACCGGCGGTGCTCACTATGCAGATGAGCATCGATCTCGCGCCCACGCGCGACTGGCAGGGGCTCAATCAGCAGCTCGCGCGCGGACGCACCCGCGCCGGCACGAAGATGACGGAAGCGGCCGTGCGTCAGCTCAACAGCAGCATGTTCCCCAACGTGATGGCGCGACTGCTGCAGGTGGGTGAACGTATTCACCTCTCACGCCGGCAGGCGGACAGTCTAGCCACGCTCAGCCGTCGGTATACCCGTCTGGTGGACTCGGTGTGGACGCCGGCCGCCAAGGCGCTCGCGGCACTGCCGGCCCACTATGACCAGCGTGAAGCGCGCGCACGCCTCACCGCGGCCCGTTCGGTCGCCATCACCTATCTCATCGAAGTCGTTCCCGACGTCCGCAAGCTGCTCACGAAGGGACAGCTCCGTGTGATGGACAACAACCTCCTGCAGATGCTGGAGCCACGATACCTGGAATTGCTGCGCTCGGGCCAGAACAGCGGCGATTTCTTCTTCTTTTTCTGA
- a CDS encoding 2-oxoglutarate dehydrogenase E1 component, producing the protein MSAITSVFNDGIFAEQFERYRRDPASVDETWRQYFRIAESLFGQAAASTGAEAGGAVTDVAYLQKVAGAASLQQAIRMYGHYDVQLDPLGTPPIGADELHLSFHGLTEDDLTAIPGAAIGDDRFPTAKEVIARKRAVYSSRIGYEVWHLEMNEERNWFRHAFRGGELTRALTPEEKKAVLRRLNEVDGLERFLGRAYQGYKRFSVEGTDTLVPMLDEMISALGKSGAEEIVIGMAHRGRLNVLTNVMGKPFEALFAEFEGRHDNADEMATGDVKYHMGFLGARSVDGREVKLRLVPNPSHLEVVNPVIEGVVRARQRLAGKPGERNEHAVVPVAIHGDAAFPGEGIVAETLNISHLNAYRTGGTIHIIVNNQVGFTTDPADARSTYYSSDLAKGFEIPIFHVNADDAEACITAMRLACAYRTTFKKDVLIDLVGYRRHGHNEGDEPMYTQPTRTAAIRKHPTVPQVWANRLVSEGVLTADEAAQVEKDVSQRYADIHAAFKQSLLGSEKHAPWPAEAASALRSVQTAVAAERLQFVNESLLQWPQDFTPNPRLAKQLERRREAMGEQGGIEWGHAEALAFGTLLLDGMSVRLTGQDAERGTFSHRHSVLNDANTGRKYAPLANLPGARAVFEVYNSALSETAILAFEYGFSTVATDALTLWEAQFGDFVNVAQPIIDQFIMADRAKWGQDSGLVLLLPHGYEGQGPEHSSARLERFLQLCAEGNATVAYCSTPAQYFHLLRRQALRSNRRPLICMQPKSMLRLPQASSRLEDLVQGGFHPVIDDPIASQRRDDVRRIVFCTGKVYYDLALAANRNPNVALVRVEELYPWPHEEIQRIMDLYPAIEQVVWAQEEPKNQGAWTYVQPRLRASAGAAVGVRYVGRPERASPAEGYADAHQQEQARIVAMVMDTGEVAEERPAMTITQ; encoded by the coding sequence ATGTCAGCCATCACGAGCGTTTTCAACGACGGCATCTTTGCCGAGCAGTTCGAGCGGTATCGTCGCGATCCAGCGAGCGTCGACGAAACCTGGCGTCAGTACTTCCGCATCGCCGAATCGCTGTTCGGCCAGGCGGCCGCGAGCACCGGTGCGGAAGCGGGCGGTGCGGTCACCGACGTGGCGTATCTGCAGAAAGTCGCGGGTGCCGCGTCGCTGCAGCAGGCGATCCGCATGTACGGTCACTACGACGTGCAGCTCGATCCCCTCGGCACGCCGCCCATCGGAGCCGACGAACTGCATCTGTCGTTTCATGGACTGACCGAAGACGATCTCACTGCGATTCCCGGTGCGGCCATCGGTGACGACCGGTTTCCGACGGCGAAGGAGGTCATCGCGCGCAAGCGGGCGGTGTATTCCTCGCGGATCGGATACGAAGTGTGGCACCTCGAGATGAACGAGGAGCGCAACTGGTTTCGTCATGCCTTCCGGGGCGGTGAACTGACGCGGGCGCTCACGCCGGAGGAAAAGAAGGCCGTGCTCCGTCGCCTCAACGAGGTGGACGGACTCGAGCGCTTCCTCGGCCGCGCGTATCAGGGGTACAAGCGTTTCTCGGTGGAGGGCACCGACACGCTCGTGCCCATGCTCGACGAGATGATCAGCGCGCTGGGCAAGTCGGGCGCGGAAGAGATCGTGATCGGCATGGCGCATCGTGGTCGCCTGAACGTGCTGACCAACGTCATGGGCAAGCCGTTCGAAGCGCTGTTCGCGGAGTTCGAAGGCCGCCACGACAACGCCGACGAGATGGCCACCGGCGACGTGAAGTACCACATGGGCTTCCTCGGCGCCCGTTCGGTGGACGGGCGCGAGGTGAAGCTGCGTCTGGTGCCCAACCCGTCGCACCTCGAAGTGGTGAACCCGGTCATCGAAGGTGTCGTGCGCGCGCGTCAGCGCCTCGCCGGCAAGCCCGGGGAGCGCAACGAACATGCGGTGGTGCCGGTGGCCATTCACGGTGACGCGGCGTTCCCGGGTGAAGGCATCGTCGCCGAAACGCTGAACATCTCGCACCTGAACGCGTATCGCACCGGTGGCACGATCCACATCATCGTGAACAACCAGGTGGGCTTCACCACCGATCCCGCCGACGCGCGGTCGACGTACTACTCGTCGGATCTGGCGAAGGGTTTCGAGATCCCGATCTTCCACGTCAACGCGGACGATGCCGAAGCATGCATCACCGCGATGCGACTGGCCTGCGCCTATCGCACGACGTTCAAGAAGGACGTGCTGATCGATCTGGTGGGGTATCGTCGCCACGGACACAACGAAGGCGACGAACCGATGTACACGCAGCCCACGCGCACGGCGGCCATCCGCAAGCATCCCACGGTGCCGCAGGTGTGGGCCAATCGCCTGGTGAGTGAAGGGGTGCTCACCGCCGACGAAGCGGCGCAGGTGGAGAAGGACGTGTCGCAGCGATATGCCGACATCCACGCCGCGTTCAAGCAGTCGCTACTGGGCAGCGAGAAGCACGCGCCGTGGCCGGCGGAAGCCGCGTCGGCGCTCCGGTCCGTGCAGACGGCGGTGGCGGCGGAACGGCTCCAGTTCGTGAACGAATCGCTGTTGCAGTGGCCGCAGGACTTCACGCCGAATCCGCGTCTGGCCAAGCAGCTCGAACGTCGTCGTGAGGCGATGGGGGAGCAGGGTGGCATCGAGTGGGGCCATGCCGAAGCGCTGGCGTTCGGCACCCTGCTGCTGGACGGCATGTCGGTGCGTCTCACGGGTCAGGACGCCGAACGTGGCACGTTCTCGCATCGCCACTCGGTGTTGAACGATGCCAACACGGGCCGCAAGTATGCGCCGCTGGCGAATCTGCCGGGCGCCCGCGCGGTGTTCGAGGTATACAACTCGGCACTGTCCGAAACGGCCATTCTGGCGTTCGAATACGGTTTCAGCACCGTGGCCACCGATGCTCTCACGTTGTGGGAGGCGCAGTTCGGTGACTTCGTGAACGTGGCGCAGCCGATCATCGATCAGTTCATCATGGCCGATCGCGCGAAGTGGGGTCAGGACAGTGGACTGGTGCTGCTGCTGCCGCACGGCTACGAAGGGCAGGGCCCCGAGCACTCGAGCGCGCGTCTCGAGCGGTTCCTGCAGCTCTGCGCCGAAGGCAATGCCACGGTGGCCTACTGCAGCACACCGGCGCAGTACTTCCATCTGTTGCGTCGACAGGCGCTGCGCAGCAATCGTCGTCCGCTGATCTGCATGCAGCCCAAGTCGATGCTGCGTCTGCCGCAGGCCTCGTCGCGTCTCGAGGACCTGGTGCAGGGCGGATTCCATCCGGTCATCGACGATCCCATCGCATCGCAGCGTCGGGACGATGTGCGCCGCATCGTGTTCTGCACCGGCAAGGTGTACTACGATCTGGCGCTGGCGGCCAACCGGAACCCGAATGTCGCGCTCGTGCGCGTGGAAGAGCTCTATCCCTGGCCGCACGAAGAGATCCAGCGCATCATGGATCTCTATCCCGCCATCGAACAGGTGGTGTGGGCGCAGGAAGAGCCGAAGAACCAGGGTGCCTGGACATACGTGCAGCCGCGGTTGCGGGCGTCGGCCGGAGCCGCGGTGGGTGTGCGGTACGTGGGGCGTCCGGAGCGGGCGAGCCCGGCCGAAGGGTATGCCGATGCGCATCAGCAGGAGCAGGCGCGTATCGTGGCGATGGTGATGGATACCGGCGAGGTGGCTGAAGAGCGGCCCGCCATGACGATCACGCAGTGA